The Dermacentor albipictus isolate Rhodes 1998 colony chromosome 2, USDA_Dalb.pri_finalv2, whole genome shotgun sequence genome has a segment encoding these proteins:
- the LOC135919220 gene encoding probable glutamate receptor, whose protein sequence is MDDKAGGGSQIRGITGSMIAYIMDSMGIKYQLVQPPDNEWGELKPDGSWTGMMGQLQRREADLALGPFVLTEKEATVANPSPAYTDEDMVILSGVEKEHKSNVYGYVRAFDLQVWMVLLCFLVVAASVAAAAEILIPDMRLTLRQRRQRLARIFWVYIASMFLESSTFNFASHSQRFLFGSWFLMLVILMNTFVGYMESALMLKEETDRLDTIEQLALNPKVRPMVFEAAGFLKIIEEAEGYAFEKVLATMKEFSEGQQAEEEVRGEELFTPPYLLMVLKKEAAILMERISLLARVSQHCYDVELKGEGLFHLGRRRILQIKMVFYVRKDMDRKLQDEIFRRVRWIMDTGLNLYWHEDLVPDPGPCWTRFHPDHLHDYQPLTFKDFAAIFYMMLVSQGCAWLGFFVELVLYYCCCLKTRTEMDHDTFIN, encoded by the exons ATGGACGACAAAGCGGGAGGCGGCTCCCAGATCAGGGGCATCACCGGCTCGATGATCGCCTACATAATGGACTCCATGGGCATCAA GTATCAACTGGTCCAGCCCCCGGACAATGAATGGGGAGAGCTGAAACCGGACGGCTCCTGGACGGGCATGATGGGTCAACTGCAGAGAAGA GAGGCGGACCTGGCATTGGGACCGTTCGTGCTGACCGAGAAGGAGGCGACCGTGGCCAACCCGTCCCCGGCCTACACCGACGAGGACATGGTCATACTCAGCGGCGTCGAGAAGGAGCACAAGTCGAACGTGTACGGATACGTCCGCGCCTTCGACCTTCAGGTGTGGATGGTGCTGCTCTGTTTCCTCGTGGTGGCCGCCAGCGTCGCCGCTGCGGCCGAGATACTG ATTCCGGACATGCGGCTGACCCTCCGCCAGCGGCGACAGCGGCTGGCGCGCATCTTCTGGGTGTACATAGCCTCCATGTTCCTGGAGAGCTCGACGTTCAACTTCGCGAGCCACTCGCAGCGGTTCCTCTTCGGCAGCTGGTTCCTGATGCTAGTCATCCTCATGAACACCTTCGTCGGCTACATGGAGTCGGCGCTCATGCTGAAGGAGGAGACCGACCGCCTGGACACCATCGAGCAGCTGGCCCTCAACCCAAAGGTCCGGCCCATGGTCTTCGAAGCCGCCGGATTTCTCAagatcatcgag GAAGCGGAGGGCTACGCGTTCGAGAAGGTGCTGGCCACCATGAAGGAGTTCAGCGAGGGCCAGCAAGCCGAGGAAGAGGTGCGCGGAGAGGAGCTGTTCACGCCCCCGTACCTGCTCATGGTGCTCAAGAAGGAGGCGGCCATCCTCATGGAGAGAATATCGCTGCTCGCGAGGGTGTCGCAGCACTGCTACGACGTCGAGCTCAAGGGCGAGGGGCTCTTTCACCTGGGCCGACGGCGGATACTGCAGATCAAGATGGTCTTCTACGTCCGGAAGGATATGGACCGGAAGCTGCAG GATGAAATCTTCCGTCGAGTCCGCTGGATAATGGACACCGGCCTGAACCTCTACTGGCACGAGGACCTGGTTCCGGATCCTGGACCGTGCTGGACACGCTTTCATCCGGACCACTTGCATGACTACCAGCCGCTAACCTTCAAGGACTTCGCGGCCATTTTCTACATGATGCTCGTGTCCCAGGGCTGCGCATGGCTGGGATTCTTCGTGGAGCTGGTGTtgtactactgctgctgcttgaAGACTCGCACCGAGATGGATCACGACACGTTTATCAACTAG